The Mytilus edulis chromosome 4, xbMytEdul2.2, whole genome shotgun sequence nucleotide sequence TAATTCCAGGACATCAAGGTTGTCCAATTTAGTTTCTGAAAACACTAAGATATACTGTGTAATTAGATGGTGAAAATCAGGATTcagtatttttgattttataccACAAACATTAAGATGAGTTATTTTAAGTTTATCAATTCGCTCAGTATTGTTATCTAAAGCGTTGCCAATGTCCTATCTTGATTTTTCGGCAGTATCCGGTTCAGTACGGGTTCTTTTTTATCTTGGTGGTATGGATGGAGGGTTTGCTGCTTCTCTATGTTGTGGCGTACTAGGAGTTCGTTGATTAATAATAATTTCTCTGTCATTATTTGCTGGATTGATATTGATGTTTTCGGGATTGTACAACTGACCTTTAATATATAGTTTGTCGCGAACAAGTCTCGCTTGTTTCCctaaacttttttcatttttcaagatCGGGTACAGTTTGCGGCGCCTTATTTCTATCTCCGGAGGGAATTGATCGTTGATACCGAAGTTTGTATTTTTAAGCCGATATGCTTGTTTCAGAACATGTTCTAATTCCTTTCTATAAACGAATCTTGCCACAATTGGGCGTGCTCCATTTCTACCATATTTACCGAATCTGTGAACATTTCCTAATGTAACCATGTATTCGATTCCTAATTGTCTATTAATGAAATTTTGTAACTTTGCCTCACAGTCCTCAGATGGATGATACGTTAGACCATTGAATACCAAATTGTTTTTCATGCTACGGCATTTCAAGTCTAGAACGGTTTCCTGCAGTTCCTTGATGATTGATTTTTCCTGCATTGTGTTTTCCTCAATCTTTTCAATATCATTTCTATTTAAGTCACATTTTTCCAGTGCTTTTTCAACAACTTGACCCATGCCTTCAAAGCTGTCTTCCATTTCTTTATTATGTTGCTGTAATTCGGCAATATTATGTTCTGCTTGATCCATACGTTGGACAACCGATGATAACTGTTGTTTAACATCTTCAATTTTTTCGACCTCTGTTTCAATTTTTGCTATCCTGTTGTTCATTGATAGCAAAGTATTTAAAATCTTATTCAGAACCTCCAAAAATGTTGGTTCTATGTTTGCTTCCAACGTATTTTTACTAGTATCTTCTAATAAGAGTTTTGTATCATTTGGATCCATTTTCAATCGTTTTGGTAACGTTGTTACGACGCCATCTTGTAGTTAGTGAAGAACAATATCCCAACAATACAGATTTCTAATAGTGACGTTAAAGTCTTGGTTacaaaataaaagtaacaaaGTTCCGTTTTTCGAAATCTCTCAAATTTGTATTTGaacgtatttttttttagcaaaaccAATTTTGTAACATGCAGAATTACTTACTGCGAAGCTTTCAGACACATTTCAATTTCTAACTTGGGCAGTAATCACAGTTAAACGCATTTTCGCAAGAGCGAAAAAAACAGCAGCTATCCGTAGCAACATCCGGGAAACCTAATGgatataaataattgaaatcagAATCAGTATAAACTGCGTTTTGCGAGTGGAATCTGAGAGATTTGCATCGCTCACAATATGTGTGCATCTTCCTACTTTGTTGTTCTGTTTGATGCACAAAAGTGTTCTTCTTATACTAATTCCCAGTAGATGCTAAATTTTCTCATCTTCCTCCTCATCCGAATAAGAGTTGAAACCCCTTTTTTAATCTATGTACTGAACAATTTGATATTGGTTTTTCTAAGGTACAAGTACGAAAATGAAAGTTGTCTTTTGAACTACTCTCCCTATTTTAGGCAGGCTTCGATTCTGATTGTCCTGGTCCAGAATGTTCTTTTGCCCCTTAGATACTGGTGTAGATTAGTATAAATGACCCTATTGGTAGACAATGTGATCTGGCAGTATCAGCAGGATTGACTACATCATTATTGCAAAGCTGTGATATCATATGCTCCTTAATGTCTACAATAAGACACACATATAGATGCAAGTAAAATTTATGTAAGCTGATTAGATACTGATTTTaaatttgcatgcattttttttgcaTAACCACTTTTTGCATATAAGTTGTGATTAATATGTGCATTCCTCAGTGGTTCCTTGAAATGCATTATACTTTCTTGATTAATATCTCCACCTAACGAGATCTGTTAAGCAATCAGGCTACTTCTGGCGTTTTACTCAACCTGCAATTTGCGAAGACTGCAATAGTATAAAACATCTTAAATCCGAACCTCATATTACCAATATAAATATTCCACAAAATGTATGGGCGAAAGCAAACATGAGGCTCATCAATTCAAATCTGTATCATCATCCTATACTGCACCGCATCATTTTTGTAGCCTTAATATCCGTTTTTGACATAGCAAATGATTCCATCATTGTCAAATATAACCTGCGTATGTAAAGGTGTCAAACCGCTAATTAGAAATCCCTTACTGTTCAACCACAATTTTCACAGCTTCATacatattttaccttaagtttaacttcatagaaaccaggtatatcttGAATTGTACATGCGTAAGCTTTTTACATGCCAATGTTTCACCATGGTTTTAAAATCTTCCAAGAAAAAAACTGACATCTTAACTATCATTCTACGAGAAAACCAGTCAAATTGAAGGAATGCCAATTCATggggtattttaaaaaaaagaggtaCTCCAAAAAACACCTGGTTTTCTAGGAATCTCTGATTAGTATACTATGAAGCGCATTAATCATGAAtgtttaatgcaaactcatagacaagaaCCCTATTttgtagggctacttttacatacgttagAAATTGAAGGTAGTAAGTGGCGGTCTGACAGCTGTATAGCGTGGTAGTGACACAATAACAGCGGGGAAACAGTTCTTGCGGCTCAATTTGTGGCCTAAATGTCTCAACAAAAGTTTCATTCGGATATCCTGTCGATAACTGCGCTTATAGCGTACTTGCGATCATCAGGGTTGACCAGAGTCAATATTACTAGACATgacattgttatttatttttttatttatatggaagACAACAAAATTACATCCATGGTCATATGTGATACGTATATTGCATTGTGGTTGTTTTAGTAATGACAGCgtttgtaaaacatttgaaatgtaACCTTCTTAATATTTCTATTTCGCAGTTGAATCTgtcaaaattaattatttttcttatttatgtTCTTCGATCAAAGCATTTCAATCTTTTCATTATTTcctaaacatgaaaaaaaatattttcaatagacAGACTtcgaaaacaaaattaatttgatttgtcTACTTTAAGCTTCTTCTGAGAAGGGATTTATCACAAATACAATAAAAAGCTGACAGAATTTACAGAATAAAACGGTGAACACGTGTCAATCAATCAGTACATTTCGTAATTATGCAAGTGTAAATTCTTTTAGCTCGAAGTGATAAGAAATAGGTAGGCTTTCATATTTCCATAAATGATTAATTCAACATCAGACTCTAGAGTAAATTACAGATTGTCAgcaaattcttgtttttattacCACCAGAGAGCTCTCTTCTGTTCTCATGCGTTCATTACTTCTTTTAATTCAAGGCTTTAGCTTATGACATCTGCTAAGACTTCACTTGATTAACGAATTGTGATTTTACGATTACGAGATATAATATCtctttttccgacgtagtcggtatagtttcggtttgtgccctttgaacttaaggacgcttaactatggcaacatactgcgcatgctcgaaaatcctttaagtgattggacaaaatgctgtcatgctGAGTATTTGGTTGTGTTTTAAAAAACGTCTCgtttattatatcgtgatggaaatcaagtgaaaaactataaatatttgaactagatcttacaaagatttatatttttattgaaataattgtttctccaatagctctttgcatccgtgacagctgtttattcgggacaattatataatttttaatgtaaactttgttgtacgaacgtacatgacttttagaacgcgcctacgcatgtgagatttccgcggtgttttggtgaatgtaaacggaaagatacgaggaccgagaatactgaacacgttatttaaatggtatctttgtgcttctgaaggttatcgaaatgatagttttaaacatatactcaaatttaaatacgtcggatatcttttttaaagatagttcttgtttcctttaaaaatatgGTGATGATAATATACAATGGATTCAGCTATGCACCATATTTAAGGACCATAAATTGCTGTACACTTGAAAAAACCACTAAAATTAACGAGTTGGCGTTATAATTTTAGTACCCTATTCTTCTATTCGTATACACACTTTGATAGTGAATTATTGAGGCACATAAAGGAGGTCAAGTAGTTTTTCTATTTACCCAAATGAAGACATGTTTCATCAAGAACATCTTTATGGCATCTTATTGAACTCTTTATGTTCTGTTGCTTTTTAAAATTCTGATTTCTTCAGAGTCAATATTAAATCTGACCCATGCAGGCTCTGATTGATGTTTGTCAAATTTGCATAATGTCTCTTTAAATCAATCTTAATGGTCTCGCTGTAACGTGCTAATCCAGAATTATGGAGGTCACCGGTTTGATTCCTGTTCCTGTCAAAATTctgttttcttgtt carries:
- the LOC139518988 gene encoding protein unc-13 homolog C-like produces the protein MDPNDTKLLLEDTSKNTLEANIEPTFLEVLNKILNTLLSMNNRIAKIETEVEKIEDVKQQLSSVVQRMDQAEHNIAELQQHNKEMEDSFEGMGQVVEKALEKCDLNRNDIEKIEENTMQEKSIIKELQETVLDLKCRSMKNNLVFNGLTYHPSEDCEAKLQNFINRQLGIEYMVTLGNVHRFGKYGRNGARPIVARFVYRKELEHVLKQAYRLKNTNFGINDQFPPEIEIRRRKLYPILKNEKSLGKQARLVRDKLYIKGQLYNPENININPANNDREIIINQRTPSTPQHREAANPPSIPPR